From Candidatus Hoaglandella endobia, a single genomic window includes:
- the pfkA gene encoding 6-phosphofructokinase — MIKKIGVLTSGGDSPGMNAAIRGVVRAGLSEGLEVYGIYDGYLGLFQDRIAKLNRYSVSDVINRGGTFLGSARFPEFREANTRDIAIKNMNKRCIEALVIIGGDGSYMGAKRLTEMGFPCICLPATIDNDVAGTDYTIGYFTALETIVEAIDRLRDTSTSHQRISIVEVMGCYCGDLTMAAAIAGGCEFIVLPEVEFKPVDLVYEIKAGIVKGKKHAIVAITEHICNVSELVQYIEKETGRETRATVLGHIQRGGSPVAYDRILASRMGAYSIELLLQGYGGRCVGMQNEQLRHHDIIDAIENMKHLFRNDILETAKKLF; from the coding sequence ATGATTAAAAAAATAGGAGTACTAACAAGTGGTGGTGATTCACCAGGAATGAATGCGGCCATTCGAGGTGTCGTTCGAGCCGGGCTTTCTGAAGGTCTGGAGGTTTACGGTATTTATGATGGCTATCTGGGACTGTTTCAAGATCGCATTGCGAAACTAAATCGTTATAGCGTCTCAGATGTGATTAACCGTGGCGGTACTTTTCTTGGTTCCGCGCGCTTTCCAGAATTTCGGGAAGCTAACACTCGCGATATTGCAATTAAAAATATGAATAAACGCTGTATTGAAGCGTTAGTAATTATCGGAGGAGACGGTTCTTATATGGGTGCTAAACGCTTGACGGAAATGGGTTTTCCCTGTATCTGCTTGCCAGCTACGATTGATAATGATGTAGCTGGAACTGATTACACTATTGGCTACTTTACCGCACTGGAAACCATAGTGGAAGCAATTGACCGTCTGCGTGATACCTCAACATCGCACCAGCGAATTTCTATTGTAGAAGTTATGGGATGTTACTGCGGCGATCTAACCATGGCGGCAGCCATCGCCGGTGGTTGCGAGTTTATCGTACTACCTGAAGTAGAATTTAAACCTGTAGATTTAGTCTATGAAATCAAGGCTGGTATCGTTAAAGGAAAAAAGCATGCTATTGTGGCAATAACCGAACATATTTGTAATGTATCTGAGCTAGTGCAATACATAGAAAAAGAGACTGGACGTGAAACGCGTGCCACAGTGTTAGGTCATATTCAGCGGGGGGGTAGCCCGGTGGCCTATGATCGTATTTTAGCATCGCGCATGGGCGCCTACTCTATTGAGCTGCTGTTGCAGGGATACGGCGGTCGTTGTGTTGGCATGCAAAATGAGCAGCTTAGGCATCATGACATAATCGATGCTATTGAAAATATGAAGCATCTATTCCGGAATGATATACTAGAAACTGCAAAGAAACTATTTTAA
- the ilvD gene encoding dihydroxy-acid dehydratase, with the protein MPKYRSSTTTHGRNMAGARALWRATGMTDDDFGKPIIAVVNSFTQFVPGHMHLRDLGRLVAERIESCGGVAKEFNTIAVDDGIAMGHGGMLYSLPSRELIADSVEYMVNAHCADAMVCISNCDKITPGMLMASLRLNIPVIFVSGGPMEAGKVRLSSSDKVIKLDLIDAMIQSANPSVSDEDSNQIERSACPTCGSCSGMFTANSMNCLTEALGLSQPGNGSLLATHIDRKQLFINAGERIVGLTKRYYEQDDVSLLPRSIASKAAFENAMMLDIAMGGSTNTVLHLLAAAQEGEVDFTMVDIDRLSRQVPHLCKVAPSTPKYHMEDVHRAGGVIGILGELDRCGLLNHNVRNVLDLSMAETLALYDIMTTDNAAVKSMYAARPAGIRTTQAFSQDCRWSSLDIDRREGCIRSREYAYSQDGGLAVLYGNLAEDGCIVKTASVDQDSLLFRGPAKVYESQEAAAEAILGGKVIAGDVVVIRYEGPKGGPGMQEMLYPTTFLKSMGLGKSCALITDGRFSGGTSGLSIGHISPEAANGGTIGLVRNGDIIAIDIAGRSIVLDVANSDLAVRRDTEQARGKAAWTPLLRERSVSFALKAYASLATSADKGAVRDKAKL; encoded by the coding sequence ATGCCTAAGTACCGTTCATCTACCACTACGCACGGCCGGAATATGGCTGGAGCACGCGCATTATGGCGTGCTACTGGTATGACCGACGATGATTTTGGTAAGCCTATTATTGCCGTAGTTAATTCTTTTACCCAATTTGTACCGGGCCATATGCACCTGCGTGATCTGGGTAGGCTAGTAGCCGAACGGATCGAATCTTGTGGCGGAGTGGCAAAAGAGTTTAACACTATCGCGGTAGACGACGGCATTGCCATGGGACACGGCGGCATGCTTTATTCCCTGCCTTCACGTGAGCTTATAGCAGATTCAGTCGAATACATGGTTAATGCCCACTGCGCTGATGCTATGGTATGTATTTCCAACTGCGATAAAATTACCCCCGGCATGCTCATGGCATCACTACGCCTAAATATTCCTGTTATATTCGTTTCTGGCGGCCCGATGGAGGCTGGAAAAGTGAGACTATCGTCTTCTGATAAGGTTATTAAACTTGACCTAATTGATGCCATGATCCAAAGCGCTAATCCTTCGGTATCAGATGAAGATAGTAACCAAATTGAGCGTTCTGCCTGTCCTACCTGTGGCTCATGTTCAGGCATGTTCACCGCCAATTCGATGAATTGTCTGACTGAGGCGCTTGGTTTATCGCAACCAGGTAATGGCTCACTGCTAGCTACCCATATCGATCGTAAGCAGCTATTTATAAATGCTGGAGAGCGTATTGTAGGCTTAACTAAGCGCTATTACGAGCAGGACGACGTCTCTCTATTACCGCGTAGTATCGCTAGCAAAGCGGCATTTGAAAATGCAATGATGCTGGATATTGCCATGGGTGGCTCCACTAATACCGTACTGCATTTGCTAGCTGCAGCACAGGAAGGTGAAGTAGATTTCACGATGGTTGATATTGATCGCTTGTCGCGTCAGGTGCCCCATTTGTGTAAAGTGGCGCCAAGTACCCCCAAATATCACATGGAAGACGTACATCGCGCCGGCGGAGTAATAGGAATTTTAGGCGAGCTAGATCGTTGCGGTCTGCTCAACCACAACGTGCGCAATGTGCTCGATTTATCAATGGCAGAAACTTTAGCACTTTATGACATCATGACTACTGATAACGCAGCAGTAAAAAGTATGTATGCTGCGCGACCAGCAGGGATTCGTACCACACAAGCTTTTTCCCAAGATTGCCGCTGGTCGTCACTAGATATCGACAGGCGGGAGGGTTGTATCCGTTCTCGTGAATACGCCTATAGTCAGGACGGTGGACTAGCGGTACTTTATGGTAACCTTGCCGAAGATGGATGTATCGTAAAAACTGCTAGTGTCGATCAAGATAGTTTGCTTTTTCGTGGTCCAGCTAAAGTGTATGAAAGTCAGGAAGCCGCCGCTGAAGCTATCCTAGGCGGAAAAGTAATCGCTGGCGATGTTGTGGTAATACGCTATGAAGGTCCCAAGGGGGGACCTGGCATGCAGGAAATGCTGTATCCGACTACATTCCTTAAATCTATGGGCTTAGGTAAAAGCTGCGCGTTGATCACTGACGGCAGATTCTCCGGCGGTACTTCGGGCCTTTCGATCGGTCATATTTCGCCAGAAGCAGCCAACGGCGGTACAATTGGGTTGGTGCGTAATGGCGATATTATTGCTATCGACATTGCTGGCCGCAGTATTGTACTGGATGTGGCCAATAGCGACTTAGCGGTACGGCGCGATACTGAGCAGGCACGCGGTAAGGCGGCTTGGACGCCATTACTCCGCGAACGTTCAGTATCATTCGCGCTAAAAGCCTATGCAAGTTTGGCAACTAGCGCAGATAAAGGCGCTGTACGCGATAAAGCTAAACTGTAA
- the tpiA gene encoding triose-phosphate isomerase — protein MRYPLVMANWKLNGSKYMVHNLIAMLRNKLSSVVDCDIAIAPPVIYLNLAKYHLAGSQISLGAQDVDTHIVGAYTGEVSAEMLKDIGAKYIIIGHSERRTFHQESDEYIAEKFAVLKETELVPVLCIGESEAENKAGQTEAVCASQIDVVLNRLSVKAFNKAVIAYEPIWAIGTGRFAIPSQVQAVHKFIRNHIAKHDNAVAQQVIIQYGGSVNAGNAAEFFMQPDIDGALVGGASLQADSFALIVKAAAQAKQD, from the coding sequence ATGAGATATCCGTTAGTGATGGCCAATTGGAAACTAAATGGCAGCAAATATATGGTCCACAACTTAATAGCAATGCTACGCAATAAACTTAGTAGCGTCGTTGACTGCGATATTGCCATTGCACCACCGGTGATCTATCTCAATCTTGCCAAATATCATTTAGCTGGTAGCCAAATATCATTAGGAGCACAAGACGTTGATACACATATCGTTGGTGCATATACTGGTGAAGTTTCTGCTGAAATGCTCAAAGATATCGGCGCAAAATATATTATTATTGGCCATTCAGAGCGACGCACCTTTCATCAAGAAAGTGATGAATATATCGCAGAAAAATTCGCAGTGCTGAAAGAAACTGAGCTTGTTCCGGTATTGTGCATTGGCGAAAGTGAAGCGGAAAATAAAGCTGGGCAGACCGAAGCGGTATGCGCCAGCCAAATTGATGTGGTGCTCAATCGTCTGAGTGTAAAGGCTTTCAACAAAGCTGTCATTGCTTATGAGCCAATTTGGGCCATCGGCACTGGTAGATTTGCTATCCCGTCACAGGTCCAAGCGGTGCATAAATTTATTCGTAATCATATCGCCAAACATGATAATGCAGTTGCACAGCAGGTCATTATTCAGTATGGTGGTTCGGTTAACGCTGGAAACGCTGCTGAATTCTTTATGCAACCAGATATCGATGGCGCTCTAGTTGGTGGTGCCTCTTTACAAGCTGATTCCTTTGCGTTGATTGTGAAAGCCGCAGCTCAAGCCAAGCAAGACTAA
- the ilvC gene encoding ketol-acid reductoisomerase yields MANYFNTLNLRQQLAQLSKCRFMRREEFVDEVFYLKGKKVVIIGCGAQGLNQGLNMRDSGLDITYALRQEAINEKRPSWRQATENGFCVGTYEELLPEADLVINLTPDKQHSVVVQTVQPLMKDGAALGYSHGFNIVEVGEQIRRDITVIMVAPKCPGTEVREEYKRGFGVPTLIAVHPENDPKGEGMALAKAWAVAIGGHRAGVLESSFIAEVKSDLMGEQTILCGMLQAGSLLCFDKLVSDGFSPAYAGKLVQYGWETITEALKQGGITLMMDRLSNSAKLRAYALSEQLKQLMQPLFEKHMDDIITGTFSSKMMADWANNDAKLLGWRKETGCTSFENAPQYEGKISEQTYFDHGVLMIALIKSGVELAFEIMTCSGIIAESAYYESLHELPLIANTVARRRLYEMNLIISDTAEYGNYLFTNAVVPLLKDKFMSNLQAGDLGTSVADVKIDNSLLLEINEAIRQHPIEIVGAKLRAYMKDMKRIAVAN; encoded by the coding sequence ATGGCCAATTATTTTAATACGTTAAACTTACGTCAGCAATTAGCGCAATTAAGTAAATGCCGTTTTATGCGCCGAGAGGAATTTGTCGACGAAGTATTTTACCTAAAAGGCAAAAAAGTGGTGATAATCGGCTGTGGCGCTCAAGGATTAAATCAGGGCCTGAATATGCGCGACTCTGGTCTAGATATCACCTATGCACTGCGTCAAGAAGCTATTAATGAAAAGCGTCCTTCCTGGCGGCAAGCAACAGAAAACGGTTTTTGCGTTGGTACGTATGAGGAGTTGTTACCAGAAGCAGATCTAGTCATCAATTTAACTCCTGATAAGCAGCACTCAGTGGTGGTACAGACAGTACAGCCGCTAATGAAAGATGGTGCCGCTCTGGGCTATTCTCATGGTTTTAATATTGTTGAAGTTGGCGAACAAATTCGTCGCGATATCACTGTTATCATGGTGGCACCGAAATGTCCTGGTACCGAAGTGCGTGAAGAGTATAAACGAGGTTTCGGTGTACCTACCCTCATCGCTGTACATCCAGAGAATGACCCCAAAGGGGAGGGTATGGCTTTGGCTAAAGCCTGGGCGGTAGCAATTGGTGGTCATCGTGCAGGGGTTCTTGAATCATCCTTTATTGCCGAGGTGAAGTCTGATTTAATGGGAGAGCAAACTATCCTATGCGGCATGTTGCAAGCTGGCTCTTTGTTATGTTTCGATAAATTAGTTTCAGATGGATTTAGTCCAGCTTATGCAGGTAAACTGGTTCAGTATGGTTGGGAAACTATTACCGAAGCCTTGAAACAAGGTGGTATTACGCTGATGATGGATCGGCTGTCTAATAGCGCCAAACTACGCGCCTATGCGTTATCAGAACAACTGAAACAGTTGATGCAGCCTTTATTCGAAAAACATATGGACGATATCATTACAGGCACATTTTCCAGTAAAATGATGGCCGATTGGGCTAATAATGATGCCAAGCTATTAGGTTGGCGCAAGGAAACTGGTTGCACATCATTTGAAAATGCGCCGCAGTACGAAGGCAAAATTAGCGAGCAAACCTATTTTGATCATGGTGTGCTAATGATTGCCCTGATAAAATCAGGAGTAGAGCTGGCGTTTGAAATCATGACTTGTTCTGGTATTATCGCTGAATCGGCTTATTACGAATCATTGCACGAACTTCCTCTCATTGCCAATACAGTTGCCCGCAGACGCCTCTACGAAATGAATCTTATCATCTCAGATACTGCTGAGTATGGGAACTATCTATTCACCAACGCTGTAGTACCGTTGCTTAAAGACAAGTTTATGAGTAATTTACAGGCAGGTGACTTGGGTACATCTGTAGCCGATGTTAAAATTGATAATTCCCTGCTGCTCGAAATCAATGAGGCTATTAGGCAGCATCCAATTGAAATCGTCGGTGCCAAACTGCGCGCTTACATGAAAGATATGAAACGTATTGCAGTCGCTAACTAA
- the fpr gene encoding ferredoxin--NADP(+) reductase, translating to MATWVTGNLVQVKHWTTSLFSLIVHAPVDPFIAGQFTKLGLEINGEKVQRAYSYVNAPRNEKLEFYLSTVTEGKLSPSLQTLQPGESLMVTKEAVGCFILSEIPPCNNLWMLATGTALGPYLSILEQGEGLERFNNIVLVHAVKFAQNLSYLPQMLHLQLRYKGKLRVQTVVSREQAPGSLTGRIPLLIADGSLESAVDLLLDAANSHVMLCGNPQMVRDTQKILKDSRGMQKHFKRKPGHMTSEHYW from the coding sequence ATGGCTACATGGGTAACAGGTAACTTAGTACAAGTAAAACACTGGACAACAAGTCTGTTTAGTTTGATCGTGCATGCCCCTGTTGATCCTTTTATTGCTGGACAATTCACCAAGCTAGGATTAGAAATTAATGGTGAAAAGGTGCAGCGCGCCTATTCTTACGTCAACGCGCCGCGTAACGAAAAACTAGAATTTTATCTCAGCACTGTAACTGAAGGGAAACTAAGCCCGTCTCTACAGACATTACAGCCTGGCGAAAGCCTGATGGTGACTAAGGAAGCTGTCGGCTGTTTTATACTGAGTGAAATTCCGCCCTGTAACAATCTGTGGATGTTGGCGACAGGCACCGCTTTAGGCCCATATCTCTCTATTTTAGAGCAGGGCGAAGGATTGGAACGGTTTAATAACATAGTCCTGGTGCATGCCGTAAAATTTGCTCAGAACCTGAGCTATTTGCCACAGATGCTACATCTACAACTTCGATATAAAGGTAAGTTACGTGTGCAAACAGTGGTCAGTCGTGAACAAGCGCCTGGCTCACTCACCGGCCGAATTCCTCTCTTAATCGCTGATGGTTCGCTAGAATCGGCGGTTGATTTGCTGCTTGATGCCGCAAACAGCCACGTTATGCTGTGCGGTAACCCACAGATGGTACGCGATACGCAGAAAATTCTTAAGGATAGCCGCGGTATGCAAAAACACTTTAAGCGCAAGCCAGGCCATATGACCAGCGAGCACTATTGGTAA